The Aedes albopictus strain Foshan chromosome 1, AalbF5, whole genome shotgun sequence genomic interval tgagatAGAGCAGCAATTCGGGAAGAGAAGTAAGCAAAGAAGAGTGAGTAGTGAGAGCGGAATAGACAGGaatgagcagtgaaaagtgaggaGTGTAATGTAAGCAGTGTAAAGTGACGAGTAAGATGTAAGCATTGTGGAATAAACAGTAAGAAGCGTGAAGCAGTGAGAATTGAGCAGTGAAGAGTAAGGAGTTAGCAGTGAAGATTCAGAAGTGAGGAATGAATGAGTGAGCAGTGAAAATGAGGAGTGAGAAGTAAGGGAAAGTAAGGAGTGAAAAGAGATGGGCGGAAAGTTAGTAGTGTGGAGTGAGGAGTGAGCAGTGAAGTTTAAGAACTGCGCAATGAAGACTAATGAGGAGTGTATAACATTGAGTTGTAAGTAGTGAGCAGTGATCAGTGAATGGTGAGAAGTGAACAGTAAAGTTTAAGCAGTAGGAAATGAAGTGTGGGAAGTAAGGAAGAGCAGCAAGGGTGAGCAACAAAGTTTGAGTGACGAGGAGTGAGAGGTAAGGAGGTATGAGCATTGAGAAGAAAACGCATATAGAATCGAATCAGTTTGGAGTGAAGAAAACGTGCAAATCGATGTGATGTAATAAGTGAGCAGTGCAAAATAAGAAGTAAGTAGTAAGTAGTGAAAAATGTGGAATGAAAAAAGTAAAGAGTAAAAGTAAATCGATGTCAGTTAGGTCCTAATGAGAAATACGTttcggagtgtagaattagcaactagttaaaatacacaaaaataaaaacgaaaaaaaaatacgtttcgGCCCATTGTCGAAATACGTACGaaattacgtactatcggagAATCCCTGACTCCTTTGCTGAGCACACTAGTCTTCTAACATACCTCATTTCGTAGAAGTTACAGCACTTCGAACAGCCATTTTTTTTAAGGTTTCTTGAAACCGAGTACAGCCTATAGATTGGATCAATTGTCCGACATCACTGAATTTACCACAACCAACATTTGGTGTACAACCAGTAACCAGAACCAAGCCTTCGATCAAGTTGCTTATCATCATTGTTCCTTGCCAGACTACCTGGTACCCAACCTGTTTCCATCATTGGTATGGTAGTACATACAGTAGACGATAGGGTTATGCCTTCTCCGGTGGACCTGTTTCTACCTTGGTAGCAGTAGGATTGCCGTCCGTCTCGTTGATAGATGATTTATTGAGTGTCGAGTTGATTGGTGAAGTTTGTAGACATGGAGGAGTCACGAGATATCAACAACACTCATATCAACTCGAATGTGCGTGCGTATAGAGACAGCAGAGGAACCCGGTTCACAGCGGGAATCCTCATGTCTTCGTGTCTGGCTACGTGGAAATTCATTTAGCTGCCGTGAGGATCGCATGTCACACTTGAATTGAAATACAGGAAATCTGATGTAACATACGTGTTTGGAACTCTATTGGGTATCATGTTCTGCAAGACTTCAAACGTTTTAGATAACAGTACTGGTATAAAGTGATATAATACGTAACATCGATTAGGctccaaacgaaaaaaaaagcagCGATAAGAAGCAAAATACAACAAAGTTATAAAAATGTGTACGAATCGATAGCGGACCATGAATGAAAATCATATCGTTACCGGACTAGTGTACTAGTGCACTAATGTAGACTAGTGCACTAAATAAACATCACGAtcgtttctgtctgtctgtctcatCATGATGACAGTTGTTTAGTCGTAAACACTTGTGCAGTTGCATGTAGATGTTTGTATTGATGCAAATTGGTGAGCTCATTCTATATTGTTCTTGTTAAAAATTCATGTTCGAAatcataaaatattttcaaaaattgtctTAACGAGTATACAATTGTACACTTTTTATCCTTTCTTCCACCTGTAACATACAAAGAAGTTTTATgtaaaacaagtatttttttctcaTAAACTTATATTCTTAAAAATAGTTTCTGTAGAAACATAAAATAATATAACACATTCTTGACAGGTACCACTGCTTAAAACTTCAACCAGAACGTAGCATGACTAGCATCTCAACTAATCGGCCACCTCCTTCATTTGAAACATAAGGTCATTGATGGGCATGTTGACCAAATTGCCGCGAATCTTCAGCTCTCCGTAGTGCCACCGGTACTCAAACAGGCGCGTAATCCGAGCGGTGAGAATCTCCATCTCCAACATGGCCAGCCTCCGTCCGATGCAGGTACGCACTCCGAACCCGAACGGCAGAATTAGGAATGGATGGGCATCCTGGACGCTCGGGTAGTCATCCAGTTTGAGCCACCGTTCCGGGAGGAACTCTTTGGCCCGTGTTATGAATCGTTCGTCGTTCTGCAGGATCATGGAACTCATCGCCACGTCAGTCTGCGTGgagaaaaatatgtttagaatgtTAGGATTACATGTGGGAAACTTAAGGAACAGCTGACATACCCCTTTAGGAACCTGGTAGCCTCGTAGAACCATGTCTTTTCCTGTGGCACGTACATTTGCCGATACCGGAGGGCACAAACGAATGCACTCCTTGATGCATGCCCGAAGATACGGAAGGTTGCTCATGTTTTCCGGCGTCAACGCAGAGTCCTTGTTCGGTAGAATGGTTCGGATCTCTTCGCGCAGTTTTGCCTGTTTGCCCGGATTGGTGGCAAGACAGTACAGGACTCCTGTGATGCCAGCACCTGTCTACAGAGAAACGTTGTCTTAGATTATTCAGTAACTGAAGGTTCAACCGAATAACAAGTACCGTATCTACTCCAGCCATTAGCATATCACAAGCCATAATGAACGCAATATCTCGATCAAccttcagcagtttctccagcACGCTCTGTGTTTCACTGGGAGCCGATGGATTGCTTTCCAATCTGGCTACTGCCTCCTCAATTTTTTCCCTCACGATTCTGAAAGGAAAATCAActgcacagtaaaaccgctcagcactaaaatgtgtaagccctactcataagtgcataatttccagaccacacaaaaatgtgttacagttacacattctcaaaaacagctcgtacactcgtctagattcgaaatgtcgatatttttttgttttccaaggtcactagtaaacctagctagattgctgtacaattttttttgcgaatttaacgattttgcggacacaggagctgattttgtgaatgtgcaagggttacacatttttggtgtagtctggaaattatgcactttagtgctgagcggcgttagcgtgtgttGGATAAGTGCATTATGTTCAAGTCTGTTAGCTAAACTACACTGTCATGATGTCAAATCCCACTTACTCGGTTATTCGGTCCATCACTGCAATAAGCCGCTTGAACGATGCCGTTTTGTAGTATCTCCAGACCGAAGGCAGAACGTCCAGTTGATAGGTCAgttcgaaaaactcctgcagattaGTGACGATCGTTTGAGCTTCTACGGACTGTTCAGTGTGGAGTAAACCGAATCGGGTATCCAATGCCAGAACTCCCATGGATTCGAGCGCCCAACGATTTATCCACTGTTTGAAGTTCGCCGGTAGCTCGTTTTTGTTGTCCCGAATGCGAAGCATTCTGAAAACATTAAGCTGAAGTTGTATGATCGTTGCACGCTATTACTTATGTGATCATTCCTACATGTTGGTCATCTGCCGAGCGACTCGATCAAGCTTGTTAACATACAGCTTTATCGTTTTCGGTTGCAGCATAACTGGATTGACCGCGGTACGGAACTTTTGCCAGTTTTCTCCTTGACTGAAAGAATACACCAAAACGTACACTATTTCCAATCCGCGTGAATACCCTAAGTCGGAACTTACTCAGCCACCAATCCACCTTTTCCCTTGAACACATCCGGACGCACGTGCATCCGATAGTACCCGAATGTGTCCAGTCCACGGCGCAGTGGCCATTGGCCCTCGTTTCGGAACAACGTTTCGTAGTCATCCGGATGAAAGCTCAACAGCATGTCCCGTTTGCCGAACAAACCCGGCATACGAACCAGATCACCGTAGCTGTCCCGGAAGAAGCGGTACACTTCCGGCAGGCCGGCGTCGTGCTGACTACCTGCAATGAATTGAttctttaaggacaaacttcttaacatcccgctttaacagtgcatcaaaacttcaaacgcacaaatctaaagaagcaagcttcacacaacaaagtattctattattttgttcttgctcacttgtaataagtctaaaataagaagatcaggtgcgctggttttgtttacgaagagatttgtgccctcgaaatcgtgagtaggtgccaaagtcggccattgtggcggccatgttgggattctaacaagtctgtccttaactgcTGAAATTTATCTACCTATTCAAGTTAAAAGTTAGTGGAATCTTGCAACGCGCTCACTGATAAACTGACGGACATATTTCCGCAGACTACAGACGTAACagaacacctatgtgcctgtgcctcattttgcaccctattttaaaactttaaaaatctgattctcagccgtttctcaacgaaagtttgtgaaattttgacagttgatcacaaaattcttctagtttatggaaccggtatcatggttccgattttttccgttgttccggatttatggccgtgggtactggggtaacctccttatcagatagaggtgcaacctataattcgccttcgaaaactagcttgcggcattccaaacttcatgattttgcaaaacaagagtattggagcatatttttagagatgctgaatacattggccacttctccggatgttccggaaatctgatgccctcaggaaagtggccactttctgaccggttctgaaacctagcttgcgacatatcaaacttcatgattttgcaaaacaagactattggtacatgttttgagagatttcggataaactggtgacatctccggatgttccggaaacctggtgccctcagggaagtggccactttctgaccagttctgaaccttagattgcgacatatcaaacttcatgattttgcaaaacaagactattgatacatattttgagagattttggatacactggtcacatctccggatgttccggaaacctggtgtccccagggaagtggccactttctgaccggttctgaaaccaagcatgcaacatatcaaacttcatgattttgaaaaacaagactattggtacatgttttgagatatttcggatacactggccacgtctccggatgttccggaaacctggtgtccccagtgaagtggccactttctgaccggttctgaaaccaagcatgcaacatatcaaacttcatgattttgaaaaacaagactattggtacatgttttgagagatttcggatacactggccacgtctctggatgttccggaaacctggtgtccccagggaagtggccactttctgaccggttctgaaaccaagcatgcaacatatcaaacttcatgattttgcaaaacaagactattgatacatattttgagagattttggatacactggtcacatctccggatgttccggaaacctggtgtccccagggaagtggccactttctgaccggttctgaaaccaagcatgcaacatatcaaacttcatgattttgaaaaacaagactattggtacatgttttgagatatttcggatacactggccacgtctccggatgttccggaaacctggtgtccccagtgaagtggccactttctgaccggttctgaaaccaagcatgcaacatatcaaacttcatgattttgaaaaacaagactattggtacatcttttgagagatttcggatacactgaccacgtctccggatgttccggaaacctggtgctcccagggaagtggccactttctaaccagttctgaaccttagcttgcgacatatcaaacttcatacttttgcaaaacaagactattggtacatcttttgagagatttcggatacactggacacatctccggatgttccggaaacctggtgtccccagggaagtggccactttctgaccagttctgaaaccaagcatgcaacatatcaaacttcatgattttgcgaaacaagacaattgatacatgttttgagagatttcgaatacactggccacgtcttgAACCATGTTTCTACAAATTTcacatacactggccacgtctccggatgttccggaatcctggtgtccccagggaagtggccactttctgaccggttctgaaacctagcttgcgacatatcaaacttcatgattttgcaaaacaagacaattgatacatgttttgagagatttcggatacactggccacgtctccgaaCGTTCCAGAAACCTGGAGTCCCCAAATAAATGGCCACTTTCTGAtctgttctgaaacctagcttgcgacatatcaaacttcatgattttgtaaaacaagacTAATGGATCGCGTTTGTATAAATTTTTGGTACACTAGATGAATTGGTCACTTACCTGAAAATAGTTTATTGCAAGCATCTGTGGCATACATTGAAACAGTTTTCTCTTCTATTAGAATGCCTTTCGCAACAGCCTTTAACAGCgctaaattttaaattatttgcaGGAAAAACCAAAATTGGTAAGGATGTACAATTCACTAAAAGCAGGTGAAGATTCATTAGATCTTATTCCTGGAAGCTATACATGTAAACGGCGGACAGACAGATATTCCCTGGCAATATTTTTCAACATTCTCGATATCTGCGCTCACAATTCCTACATCACATTCCTTTTAGCGCTTTCAAGCTGGGCTTTCGAAGAAGTTTGCCGTAAATCACATTAGGACGAGACAACAGGACAGCATCCTATATAATGAAAAACAAAAGGTGTGATTATAATATCAATCTAAAGGTCTAAAGGTGTCCATTATGTAAGTCGGCTGGttgttcatcatattatcgaaatgtTAAATTGTACGCATGTCCGGATTGTATGAACGAACAGCCAGATATTCGGGAACTGAAATacatatcgaaaaaaatcagaagatgttGGTACTGTTCACGACACCGTGACGTGAAAACAATGATCAGTTGCCTCTATTGTAATCGTTCAGTATGCGAAAGGCATTCTAATAAAAGAGAAAACTATCTAAGAACTCCCTGGGGCACCAGCTTTCCGCAACAACCGGAGCAGTGGCCGGTTcatcagaaatctctagaaacatggtctccCTTGTTTCGAAaaaccatgaagtttgatatgtcgcaagctaggtttcagaaccaatcagaaagtggccactttcctgggggcaccaggtttccggaacatccagagatgtggccagtgtatccgaagtATCTCAAAACATATACtaattgtcttgttttgcaaaatcatgaagtttggtatgtcgcaagctaggtttcagaaccggtcagaaagtggtcaCTTCccagggggcaccaggtttccggaacatccggagaagtggtcaatgtattcagcatctctagaaatatgctccaatactcttgttttgcaaaatcatgaagtttggaatgccgtaagctagttttcgaaggcgaattataggttgcacctctatctgataaggaggttaccccagtacacacggccataaatccggaacaacggaaaaatccggaaccatgataccggttccataaactagaaggacTTTGTGATCAACTGTTAAAATTTCACaaactttcgttgagaaacggctgagaatcagatttttaaagttttgaaatagggtgcaaaatgaggcacaggcacataggtgttaatacCATTTACACtaaggatactgcaactccgaaaatcatacgaatcaactatgattttttgccacaagaatttcttgcgaaaatcatagtaatgaactatgattttgaattcaaagcgccaactattattgtcatactattactgtataaatttcataacactcacgtatgaaaatcataccgataacgtataaaaactgaaactatgtattatgacaatcatacatatttttatgaaatattttgctcaaatttaaaaAAGCCGCAAcccggaatcgaaccaggaacgtcaaggttagcgagtgcatgctttactcatacgcccatctgCGCTTCGGAAGTttaagtggttagaagccaataaaaggttttgttgtttttttagcaatggtgtttcataacatatcttatgattttcatacgatgcttcttatgagatttttcatacgacaagtcttatggatttcgcttttcaatgtatgaaaagcatacgagaactatgaaatgatggaaaaattaaaaataactgattcataagatgtaaactatgaaaaacatacgaacaatATCCTCAGTGTAGGTTTACCTAAACACCAGTCAAACGATTCGCCACACCTCGTGTAGCCACCGATCAACTCGCTCCTACGCAAGTCTGAGGGTGTTTTTCGATGATGTGGCCAGGTTTGACCAACCatttgactggtgtgtaggtcCCCTTAATGTGGATCATTCAATGACCTTAAGGACAAACGCcatgaaatcccacttcaacagtgcatcagaacttcagacgcacaaatctcaacaaGTACCTATcagcagtgcattttattattctgttcttgctcacttgtaataagcttaaaataagaagaccagatgcgctggttttgtttacgaagatatttgtgcgctcgaaaccatgagtaggtgccaaagtcagccattgtggcggtcattttgagattctaagaagtctgtccttaagtacacagagtcaaatatttgataaggaatgaactaaagatcaaacattcgaattgaaaattcgatcgagccaatcaagatgtttgagcattggtttcttcttGGACAAAAATTTGACCCTAACTGAGGCCGTAGTGGTCACACATtctcttcataagtggatggtcgtcATGAATTCGATCCCTGCCCCGactcttgcaatttttcgtcagttgctcttccaacTTCTTGTAAAGCTTTCTGTAATGCCTTGCGAAATGGCAAAATATTTATGCCTAGTGGTGACGTGGGTTAATTGGGCAGAAATAAACCAGttagcttaaccctttggagccggaggggtcatatatgaccccggcgatgaaaccgagccagagtatctgtacgcacaaatctcaatacctacgagattgagaaaagttggccgtgagcacatgaaaattccctgagcttgagactcgcgatgttagtgcacatcacattagcattgcgagtctcaatgagacgtctcaatgagacaagctccaggtACAGCTTGTTATAGCGCAACACCGCACCGCCCGGTTCGATTTACTCTCGAATCGTTCAATAGGATGACatttctagatgattttctgCTGGGACTGGGTTGACGTAATCCGGGAGCGGAGGACGTTCTGGTCATAGGTGTGTTGGGGCAGATGGAATACAGCCGGAGATAGTTTTACTACGGGAAAGGTGGTAAACGGATCAATTGTGGCGAAGGCTTCTTCCAAATGTACCTTCTGACTGATGATTTTCTGGGCGTGTTCTATTTGACCAACGGAGAGAGATGCAGGATCATTTGAGTGGAAGAAAAATGGCACCAACGTTTATGTTCGGATTGATTATACATACATAATCGCAAAAACTAAAGTTTCAACAAAGGTTATTTTTTCACCTTACAAATAGTTAAGCGACTAGGAACGAAAACTATTTTGAGGTCATCACCCCCACCGGTGttgaaaaataagattttttatgCAAAGGAGTTCTAAATAAGTATTGgggtcaagcccgtgcacaaggggggggggggggttttgggtgttaaaccctccccaataccgacgcttcatacactaggcgcccctccgccttttgccaaaattgggaaaaacccctcccttggcgctacttctgtgcacgggcctgattgGGGTCACTATGGCCCAGACAGGCACGTTAAACGTGTAATTGGAAGCATAAGAGATATGATGTGGGCAACATCTTTGGCTAGAGATATTGCAATCTTAATCGATAAAAACAAACCCAATATTTATTTGAcccccaatttgccccattttatgCACTTATCCGCGAGCCGTTACGACCGCGCTGGGTACAAGCAAGCGGTCGGTTACGGACGTAACGGTTTTGACGTTTTGTGCGGATATCAACTGGTTGATTTCACCGAATAGTTGACGACGGCCTAGACGACGGCAGATAACCAAACCGCTACGATTTCCccctaaaaaacttcaaaatccgAATCGCTTGTACCCATCGCCACCATTATCGCTCGCGAATAAACTGATTCAATCCGTGGATAACTATCGATCTCGGTATTTTTGCCTGAGATGGGGTGGGATCAGGTTCACAAGGTCTAATCTGGGCCGTCGCTGCAATTCTTTTTCACTAACGAACATCTCAATGtgacgagtctcacgagacgtctcattgaggcacgtacactagatttttcatgagcatgctatgatctcaaatctcacaaattttcctaaaacgcatttcaaaccagcgcatggcacactgtctcattcatgtatacatgagctttcagatactctgaaccgagcataacaaacgtgtttgaCACCAACGAGGTttcgtcgacagcggcgaaacaaatcggctccaaaaggttaaggccTATTCACCATCCAAGGCCAGAGAAACTGGCTTCTCTGTGTGGTACATAATACAGGATTTCCTTCtcagatttttgaaggaattcattcaaaaatttatccaaagcTATTCCCAGGAacttatacagaaattcctttaaaaatatgtacTGAGATTTTGCTTACATATTGTTTTATgtgtttctctagatattccagcGAGGATTCACAAATATATTAGCATACTTATATATAAGTATACTTATGCTTGAAaagtattttctgaaaattctccggTAACTTTgatagagaatttctccaggtattttttctcaattaattatttctttaattccactaaggaagttctccaggtattcatccaagattttctttaataatttattattggattttttcagagatttcactGGGACACTTCCAGATATTCTATCCGAGGTTCTTCCAATAATGCTTCCAGACATTTATGAAGGAATGCgactagagattcctgcagggtttttttttcagaaattaatccaCGGATTCTGTCTGATTATTTTCAatggttgcttcagaaatatcttctaaaaCTTGCCCTGTGtattaatgatttcttcaggaatttcggcaAGGATTTCTTGATTAGGTCTgccttttttttagagattcatcTATGAAACTCTTCAAGCTCCCTTAAGCAAtatatgaagtaatttctggaggaactcttgaagaaattcttgagatagttttgaaggaatttctggaagaatttcatgaaaagaGACTTGGCGAATCTGGGCCCAgaatgtacaccaatgacccatatctctttcgaaaggtctaattgagacaagaaaaagttgctaTGGGGTCAAAAATATTCATAATGGGAcaaaaaagttatttgacatttttcgagaCAGATTTTAGttgttttgttgtaattatttgcattatttttcacaaGCAATCAATCACAAATAAATCAAATGTCTCATCTGTCAGTGTCATACTCAA includes:
- the LOC109402061 gene encoding cytochrome P450 12b1, mitochondrial, whose product is MAGIRAARLGCCGLGPRRTLASRVVHHETEWDKALPYSKIPAPSVFKMLKNFGPGGSQHDAGLPEVYRFFRDSYGDLVRMPGLFGKRDMLLSFHPDDYETLFRNEGQWPLRRGLDTFGYYRMHVRPDVFKGKGGLVADQGENWQKFRTAVNPVMLQPKTIKLYVNKLDRVARQMTNIMLRIRDNKNELPANFKQWINRWALESMGVLALDTRFGLLHTEQSVEAQTIVTNLQEFFELTYQLDVLPSVWRYYKTASFKRLIAVMDRITEIVREKIEEAVARLESNPSAPSETQSVLEKLLKVDRDIAFIMACDMLMAGVDTTGAGITGVLYCLATNPGKQAKLREEIRTILPNKDSALTPENMSNLPYLRACIKECIRLCPPVSANVRATGKDMVLRGYQVPKGTDVAMSSMILQNDERFITRAKEFLPERWLKLDDYPSVQDAHPFLILPFGFGVRTCIGRRLAMLEMEILTARITRLFEYRWHYGELKIRGNLVNMPINDLMFQMKEVAD